The proteins below are encoded in one region of Thermococcus peptonophilus:
- a CDS encoding sugar phosphate isomerase/epimerase family protein, translating into MISLSMTAYPGKRMDAFPRWAEKVKALGFEGVEIVSEWPHFLSRENLPLFKEVLESVGLNVTVHAPFSDLNIASFNERIRKASLKILEETIRLASELGVKAVTVHPGHCSPVSRKYQKEYIEIHRGSLKALARISTEYGVPVGVENMPKFPILDAQMPERLALLVDGIDIGITFDIGHLNTTTRDFEGFLKLFGDRIVAVHIHDNHGNSDEHLTPGEGNAPWGRILKKLPKVPWVLEVKGLEEGRKGLLFIKSVHW; encoded by the coding sequence GCTTATCCAGGGAAGAGGATGGATGCCTTCCCCCGATGGGCCGAGAAGGTGAAAGCCCTTGGCTTCGAGGGAGTGGAGATAGTGAGCGAATGGCCCCACTTCCTGAGTAGGGAGAATCTGCCCCTCTTCAAGGAGGTTCTTGAGAGCGTTGGGCTTAACGTAACGGTCCACGCCCCCTTCAGCGACCTTAACATAGCCTCCTTCAACGAGAGAATAAGGAAAGCCTCCCTTAAAATCCTCGAAGAGACGATAAGGCTTGCCTCGGAGCTGGGGGTGAAAGCGGTTACCGTCCATCCCGGCCACTGCTCCCCAGTGAGCAGGAAGTACCAAAAGGAGTATATAGAGATTCATAGGGGGTCTCTTAAGGCCTTGGCGAGGATTTCAACTGAGTATGGGGTCCCAGTTGGAGTTGAGAACATGCCGAAGTTCCCAATCCTTGATGCACAAATGCCCGAGAGACTTGCTCTCCTCGTGGACGGCATAGACATCGGGATCACATTTGACATAGGGCACTTAAACACGACAACGAGAGACTTTGAAGGTTTTTTAAAGCTTTTTGGGGACAGGATAGTGGCCGTTCACATACACGATAACCATGGCAACTCTGACGAGCATCTAACACCCGGCGAGGGAAACGCTCCGTGGGGAAGGATTCTCAAAAAGCTTCCAAAAGTCCCATGGGTTCTGGAAGTCAAGGGGCTTGAAGAGGGGAGGAAGGGGCTTCTTTTCATAAAATCAGTCCACTGGTGA